A stretch of Sphingomonas sp. JUb134 DNA encodes these proteins:
- a CDS encoding response regulator: MCHVLIIEDEPLIATYLQTLLEDEGATSFDFASSEEEAVAAARAHSPAVITSDVMLTQGTGPHAVSRILEELGEIGVIFVTGTPDQCEPCAPPGIVLSKPVQPADLAQAFHSFTAT, from the coding sequence ATGTGCCACGTCCTCATCATCGAAGACGAACCGTTGATCGCCACGTATCTGCAGACGCTGCTGGAGGACGAGGGCGCCACGTCGTTCGACTTCGCCAGTTCGGAGGAAGAGGCCGTCGCAGCCGCACGGGCACACTCGCCCGCGGTCATCACATCCGACGTGATGCTGACACAAGGCACCGGTCCGCACGCCGTCAGCCGGATCCTTGAAGAACTAGGTGAGATCGGGGTGATCTTCGTCACCGGCACGCCAGACCAGTGCGAGCCGTGCGCACCACCCGGCATCGTGCTGTCCAAGCCCGTTCAGCCGGCGGATCTTGCGCAAGCCTTCCATTCCTTCACGGCGACCTAA
- a CDS encoding toll/interleukin-1 receptor domain-containing protein, with translation MDFDMARGYAEHMTTGFISYTHADTELKDQFVRHLAPLRREGLIDVWQDAMLRPGEHLDPTVQAALAASDLVLLLVSSDFIHSEYCYEQEMMRAFARQRAGTARVVAVILRPCQWKGVPVGEGQTLSHFVALPKDGLPVTSWLDRDAAFDNAAGAIRDMLRNPAAGGRAERPSAPQAEGAAAFSPPMTPSRTTGGLLQLRTKPTDLDRDRFIRSGFSATAALFEARLAELKSSDPRIETDFERIDSRSFAASVYLEGKRVGQVGIWHGGDFFQDALCLSYDGAASTRNSMNEWLSLTETKTGLAFTAANARSTSSTRNVMDPEGLPNISGRASLITCAAGSDRILVAIARPLDRRLQKQPRSCRTSRRPIQRDPVLHRARQPQH, from the coding sequence ATGGATTTCGACATGGCGCGAGGTTACGCCGAGCACATGACCACGGGTTTCATCTCATACACGCACGCCGACACGGAGTTGAAGGACCAGTTCGTGCGGCATCTGGCACCGCTTCGGCGCGAGGGCCTGATCGACGTCTGGCAGGACGCGATGCTTCGTCCCGGGGAGCACCTCGATCCTACCGTGCAGGCCGCGCTGGCGGCATCCGACCTTGTGCTCCTGCTCGTCTCGTCGGACTTCATCCACTCGGAATACTGCTACGAGCAGGAGATGATGCGCGCCTTCGCGCGGCAGCGAGCCGGTACCGCGCGCGTGGTCGCGGTCATCCTGCGTCCGTGCCAGTGGAAGGGTGTGCCCGTGGGAGAGGGGCAGACGCTGTCGCACTTCGTCGCCCTGCCCAAGGACGGCCTTCCGGTGACGAGCTGGCTCGACCGGGATGCGGCCTTCGACAATGCGGCGGGTGCGATCCGGGACATGCTCCGGAATCCTGCGGCGGGAGGTCGGGCTGAACGCCCTTCTGCCCCGCAAGCGGAAGGAGCCGCGGCCTTCAGTCCGCCGATGACGCCGTCCCGCACCACGGGCGGACTGCTGCAGCTCCGGACGAAGCCCACCGATCTTGATCGGGACCGCTTCATTCGTTCCGGTTTCTCAGCCACGGCCGCACTCTTCGAAGCCCGACTCGCCGAGCTGAAGTCGTCCGATCCCCGCATCGAGACGGACTTCGAGCGCATCGACAGCCGGTCGTTCGCGGCCAGCGTCTACCTCGAGGGTAAACGGGTGGGCCAGGTCGGAATTTGGCATGGCGGCGACTTCTTCCAGGACGCCCTCTGTCTCAGCTATGATGGCGCCGCGAGCACGCGGAACTCCATGAACGAATGGCTGTCCCTGACGGAGACCAAGACCGGCCTCGCATTCACTGCCGCCAACGCTCGGTCGACGAGCTCAACCAGAAACGTGATGGATCCGGAGGGGCTGCCGAATATCTCTGGGAGAGCTTCCTTGATCACGTGCGCAGCCGGATCCGATAGGATCTTGGTCGCTATCGCTCGACCACTCGACAGGCGCTTGCAAAAGCAGCCGCGATCGTGTCGCACGAGCAGGCGTCCCATCCAGCGCGACCCAGTACTTCACCGTGCGCGACAACCGCAACATTGA
- a CDS encoding IS630 family transposase, translated as MANAGGRPTMPLVLEAEERDYLERQVRRRRVSRSMSERCRIILRCADGIQSKVVAAELGVHEHTVGKWRRRFLKDRVEGLMDEARPGRPRTIDDDQVAAVIERTLRSTPTDATHWSIRSMAGATGFSHTTIRRIWSAFGLQPHRSETFKLSSDPLFVEKVRDIVGLYLSPPNRALVLSVDEKSQIQALDREQPVLPMMPGVPERRTHSYVRHGTTSLFAALDIASGFVIGKCYKRHRAAEFLDFLKQIDAQVPPDLDVHIIMDNYATHKTALVRAWLARRPHYHVHFTPTSASWINQVERWFAELTRKQLRRGVHTSTNQLEQDIRAFIERHNENPKPYRWTKSADEILASVKRFCQAADRTLCGEL; from the coding sequence ATGGCGAACGCGGGCGGCCGACCGACGATGCCTCTGGTGTTGGAGGCGGAGGAGCGGGACTATCTGGAGCGGCAGGTTCGCCGGCGGCGGGTGTCTCGCTCGATGTCGGAGCGGTGCCGTATTATCCTTCGCTGTGCGGACGGTATTCAGAGCAAGGTTGTCGCTGCTGAGTTGGGCGTGCACGAGCACACAGTCGGTAAGTGGCGACGGCGCTTCCTGAAGGACCGAGTTGAGGGACTGATGGACGAGGCTCGGCCCGGACGACCGAGAACGATCGACGATGATCAGGTTGCTGCCGTGATCGAGCGCACACTCCGCTCCACGCCAACTGACGCGACCCACTGGTCGATACGCTCGATGGCGGGTGCGACCGGCTTCTCCCACACGACGATCCGGCGCATCTGGTCGGCCTTTGGGCTGCAACCGCATCGGTCGGAGACGTTCAAGCTGTCGAGCGATCCCCTGTTCGTGGAAAAGGTCCGCGACATTGTCGGGCTCTATCTCTCCCCGCCTAACCGCGCGTTGGTGCTCAGCGTCGACGAGAAGAGCCAGATCCAGGCGCTCGATCGAGAGCAGCCGGTCCTGCCGATGATGCCAGGAGTACCCGAGCGGCGCACTCACAGTTACGTCCGTCACGGCACGACCTCGCTGTTCGCAGCGCTCGACATCGCTTCGGGGTTCGTGATCGGCAAATGCTACAAGCGTCATCGCGCCGCCGAGTTTCTGGACTTCCTTAAGCAGATCGACGCCCAGGTGCCGCCCGATCTCGATGTCCACATCATCATGGACAATTACGCGACCCACAAAACCGCGCTCGTCCGGGCCTGGCTCGCCCGCAGGCCGCACTATCATGTGCATTTCACGCCGACTTCGGCTTCGTGGATCAACCAGGTCGAGCGCTGGTTTGCCGAACTTACCCGCAAGCAACTGCGCCGCGGCGTCCATACCTCCACCAATCAGCTCGAGCAGGACATCCGTGCCTTCATCGAGCGCCACAACGAGAACCCGAAGCCCTACCGATGGACCAAGTCCGCCGACGAGATACTCGCCTCCGTAAAGCGCTTCTGCCAAGCCGCAGACCGTACGTTATGCGGCGAACTTTAG
- a CDS encoding fused MFS/spermidine synthase: MTQPAFPRPGPARALFALTILTGSFLLFLVQPMVARMALPRLGGAPAVWNSAMLVYQALLLGGYAYAHWLAHRRPRTQALTHLSVLALAALWLPIGLSAMRLRAGAEPGLWVPWLLGASIGPLFFAVSAQAPLMQRWYSTATGGRDPYALYAASNVGSFAGLLAYPLLVEPKLALAGQSWLWTGGYLFLVLLVLACALLLPRSGPAAHRPPLTSPAPTRGRLWWWIALAFVPSGLMIETSSYLTTDIVAVPLLWVLPLGLYLLSFTVAFAARRGLANFLTRYAPVAVLVFGTMVIAGHHGNAAANAAVALLLLFVVSVALHSCMYENRPAPERLTGFYLAMSVGGALGGVFAGLVAPVLFDWTYEFPLLILAAGVLVPQHFLLPITAQLWGEGRARRRIIAAAMLAVTAFAVWLGLDHQAGLSGGARQGVVFVALALLGLFAIGVRPVFAGVLAGALFLFGVYDALRLSAVPGARTRSYFGVYTITERPEARDLAHGTTLHGVQLLGSEARLRQPTTYYVPGSGVGQAMRALPTLFGSHARVGVVGLGTGTLACYARPGQRWRFYEIDPAVVRIASDPRRFSFLDRCLPGADIKLGDARLSLADERSSDLDLLVLDAFTSDAVPLHLMTREAFETYARVLAPGGLLLLHTSNRYLAMEQVVAATVAGTGWKAAAFDYFPTDDEAGQEATASEWIVLGRGDSFGRLVRSDAGWRALRREPGLAPWTDDYASIVPVLRGVTIDAN; the protein is encoded by the coding sequence GTGACCCAGCCGGCGTTTCCGCGCCCCGGGCCTGCGCGCGCGCTCTTCGCGCTGACGATCCTGACGGGATCGTTCCTGCTGTTCCTGGTCCAGCCGATGGTCGCGCGCATGGCACTGCCGCGGCTTGGCGGCGCTCCGGCCGTCTGGAACTCGGCGATGCTGGTCTACCAGGCGCTGCTGCTTGGCGGCTACGCCTACGCGCACTGGCTGGCGCATCGCCGGCCCCGTACGCAGGCGCTGACCCACCTCTCGGTTCTGGCTCTCGCCGCCTTGTGGCTTCCGATCGGCCTATCGGCGATGCGCCTGCGGGCCGGCGCGGAGCCGGGGCTGTGGGTGCCGTGGCTGCTCGGCGCCTCGATCGGCCCGCTGTTCTTCGCGGTTTCGGCTCAGGCTCCGCTGATGCAGCGCTGGTACTCGACGGCAACCGGCGGGCGGGACCCCTATGCGCTCTACGCAGCCTCCAACGTGGGCAGCTTCGCCGGGTTGCTCGCCTATCCGCTGCTGGTCGAGCCCAAGCTGGCACTGGCCGGTCAGAGCTGGCTCTGGACGGGTGGCTACCTCTTCCTGGTCCTGCTAGTGCTCGCCTGCGCGCTGCTGCTGCCCCGCAGCGGCCCCGCTGCGCACCGCCCGCCGCTGACCAGCCCGGCCCCGACGCGAGGGCGCCTGTGGTGGTGGATCGCGCTCGCGTTCGTGCCCTCGGGGCTGATGATCGAGACGTCGAGCTATCTCACCACCGACATCGTCGCGGTGCCGCTGCTCTGGGTGCTGCCGCTCGGCCTCTACCTCCTGAGCTTCACCGTCGCCTTTGCTGCGCGGCGTGGCCTCGCCAATTTCCTCACCCGCTACGCACCAGTGGCGGTGCTGGTGTTCGGCACCATGGTGATCGCCGGCCACCACGGAAACGCGGCGGCCAACGCCGCCGTCGCGCTGCTGCTGCTGTTCGTGGTGTCGGTCGCCCTTCACAGCTGCATGTACGAGAATCGGCCCGCGCCGGAGCGGCTCACCGGCTTCTATCTCGCCATGTCCGTTGGCGGCGCGCTCGGCGGCGTGTTCGCCGGGCTGGTCGCACCCGTGCTGTTCGACTGGACCTATGAGTTCCCGCTGCTGATCCTGGCAGCGGGCGTGCTGGTGCCCCAGCACTTCCTGTTGCCGATCACCGCGCAGCTTTGGGGGGAAGGGCGTGCCCGGCGGCGGATCATCGCTGCCGCAATGCTGGCTGTGACCGCGTTCGCCGTCTGGCTCGGCCTCGACCATCAAGCCGGCTTGTCGGGCGGGGCTCGCCAGGGGGTCGTGTTCGTGGCGCTCGCCCTGCTCGGGCTGTTCGCGATCGGGGTGCGGCCGGTATTCGCTGGCGTGCTCGCCGGCGCGCTGTTCCTGTTCGGCGTCTACGACGCGCTGCGGCTCTCGGCGGTTCCGGGCGCTCGCACGCGGAGCTACTTCGGCGTCTACACCATCACCGAACGTCCCGAGGCGCGCGATCTCGCGCACGGCACGACCCTCCACGGCGTGCAGTTGCTCGGCAGCGAGGCGCGGCTGCGCCAGCCGACCACCTATTACGTCCCCGGCTCAGGCGTGGGGCAAGCGATGCGTGCGCTCCCGACGCTGTTCGGAAGCCATGCGCGCGTGGGCGTCGTCGGCCTCGGAACCGGCACGCTCGCCTGTTACGCGCGACCGGGCCAGCGCTGGCGCTTCTATGAGATCGACCCGGCGGTGGTGCGGATTGCCAGCGATCCGCGCCGCTTCAGCTTCCTCGACCGCTGCCTGCCCGGCGCCGACATCAAGCTCGGCGACGCGCGGCTCTCGCTCGCGGACGAGCGGAGCAGCGATCTCGACCTGCTGGTGCTCGATGCCTTCACCTCCGACGCGGTGCCGCTGCACCTCATGACGCGCGAGGCGTTCGAAACCTATGCCCGCGTGCTCGCGCCCGGCGGGCTGCTGCTGCTGCACACCTCCAACCGCTATCTCGCAATGGAACAGGTGGTTGCCGCGACCGTCGCTGGCACCGGCTGGAAGGCGGCTGCCTTCGACTATTTTCCGACGGACGACGAGGCAGGGCAGGAGGCGACCGCGTCGGAGTGGATCGTACTCGGCCGCGGCGACAGCTTCGGCCGCCTCGTGCGCTCGGATGCCGGGTGGCGTGCCCTCCGCCGCGAACCGGGCCTCGCGCCCTGGACCGACGACTATGCGTCGATCGTGCCGGTGCTGCGCGGCGTCACGATCGACGCGAACTAG
- a CDS encoding EAL domain-containing protein: protein MRLSRDATPGEDGGPASDLEEARLAEVAAYCPTMGLPDAEFDHVVELAVALFGVSGAMISFVERNEQFFAARRGVDAARTPRSQSFCAHALDRISPLVVEDALLDPRFADNPLVHGPPHIRFYAGAPLRVSSGAALGTLCLINTEPQGFDAHQRRLLESLAGIVVDRLELRRSRHNSDTSRRHLAKLAHTDALTGLPNRMRFHERARQVLSERGAGALLLFDLDGFKDVNDVFGHATGDRLLAAVGERLSGLIEDDHLLARLGGDEFVILLGGGGDARQAYRVAESLRLSFQQGFVVDGQNLQLETCIGVAMAPHHGETIETLMRHADLALYRAKAEGGGAVGYFEPHVRHKVEARRSLQSELTLAFERNEFELHYQPQVRLSDRKVVGAEALLRWRHPERGLLPPGVFLDTLETMPLSARVGDWVLRTAIGQAAHWLSAGARLRVAANLSPAQFLTGSLPDTVAAELARHKLPASLLELEMTERIAVKNTAAVASMLSGVRGLGVGVALDDFGTGFASLSLLKDLPVSRLKIDRSFTKDAVAGGQDAALIEAVLQLSRAFDLDVVAEGIETAEQAQLLTDARCSEGQGYFFGRPMPANDLLALIGGGRA, encoded by the coding sequence GTGAGACTATCCCGCGATGCCACGCCTGGCGAGGATGGCGGACCGGCTTCTGATCTGGAGGAGGCGCGGCTTGCAGAAGTGGCGGCCTACTGCCCGACCATGGGGCTTCCGGATGCCGAGTTCGACCATGTCGTGGAACTCGCGGTCGCCCTTTTCGGCGTCTCCGGCGCGATGATCTCCTTCGTGGAACGCAATGAGCAGTTCTTCGCGGCGCGGCGAGGCGTGGACGCGGCGCGGACTCCCCGAAGCCAGTCGTTCTGCGCGCATGCCTTGGACCGGATCTCACCGCTGGTCGTCGAGGATGCACTGCTTGATCCGCGCTTCGCGGACAATCCTCTGGTCCACGGCCCGCCGCACATCCGCTTCTATGCCGGCGCGCCTCTGCGGGTTTCCAGCGGCGCTGCGCTCGGCACGCTGTGCCTGATCAACACGGAGCCGCAAGGATTCGACGCGCATCAGCGCAGGCTTCTGGAAAGCCTGGCCGGAATTGTCGTGGATCGGCTGGAGCTCCGGCGAAGTCGGCACAATTCGGATACCAGCAGGCGGCATCTTGCCAAACTGGCCCACACCGATGCCCTGACAGGGCTGCCGAACCGGATGCGCTTCCACGAGCGTGCGCGCCAGGTGCTTTCCGAGCGTGGAGCGGGCGCGCTGCTGCTGTTCGACCTCGACGGCTTCAAGGACGTGAACGACGTCTTCGGACATGCGACCGGCGACCGCCTCCTCGCAGCCGTTGGCGAGCGCCTAAGCGGCCTCATCGAGGACGATCACCTGCTTGCCCGCCTGGGAGGGGACGAGTTCGTGATCCTGCTCGGCGGAGGCGGAGATGCCCGGCAGGCCTATCGGGTGGCGGAAAGCCTGAGATTGAGCTTCCAGCAGGGGTTCGTCGTGGACGGTCAGAACCTGCAGCTCGAGACCTGCATCGGCGTGGCGATGGCGCCGCATCACGGGGAGACCATCGAGACGCTGATGCGCCATGCCGATCTCGCCCTCTACCGTGCCAAGGCCGAAGGAGGCGGTGCGGTCGGATACTTCGAGCCGCATGTGCGCCACAAGGTGGAGGCGCGCAGGTCGCTCCAGTCGGAACTGACGTTGGCGTTCGAACGCAACGAGTTCGAGCTACACTATCAGCCGCAGGTGCGCCTGTCGGACCGGAAGGTCGTGGGAGCCGAGGCGCTGCTGCGGTGGCGTCATCCCGAGCGCGGACTCCTGCCGCCGGGTGTGTTCCTGGACACGCTCGAGACCATGCCGCTCTCGGCGCGTGTCGGCGACTGGGTGCTGCGGACAGCCATCGGGCAGGCGGCGCACTGGCTGAGCGCAGGAGCGCGGCTGCGGGTTGCCGCAAACCTGTCGCCGGCGCAGTTCCTGACCGGCTCGCTTCCGGACACCGTCGCTGCCGAGCTGGCGCGCCACAAGCTGCCTGCCAGTCTGCTCGAGCTGGAGATGACCGAGCGGATTGCGGTCAAGAACACCGCGGCAGTAGCCTCCATGCTGTCGGGCGTGCGGGGGCTGGGCGTCGGCGTGGCCCTGGACGACTTCGGCACCGGCTTCGCGTCTCTCAGCCTGCTCAAGGACCTGCCGGTCAGTCGTCTGAAGATCGACAGGAGCTTCACCAAGGATGCGGTGGCTGGGGGCCAGGACGCGGCACTCATCGAGGCCGTCCTCCAGCTAAGCCGAGCGTTCGACCTCGACGTGGTGGCGGAAGGCATCGAAACCGCCGAGCAGGCGCAGCTCCTGACGGACGCACGTTGCTCGGAAGGCCAGGGCTACTTCTTCGGACGCCCCATGCCGGCGAACGATCTGCTTGCGCTGATCGGCGGCGGTCGCGCCTGA
- a CDS encoding diacylglycerol/lipid kinase family protein, which translates to MDKIRSAALVVNTQSRTGQDQFDQACAALSGLPFEVAPHPVEDPKRLHETVDQAMARKPDLLILGGGDGTISSLVDHLVGTDTILGVLPLGTANSFARTLGIPLEIEGAVEVLRNGTPRRIDLGMIDGDYFANCAAIGISPQIASTIPHKLKRWFGRAGYLAWATLQFVRFRPFELVIGEGADAKRLSATEVRISNGRFHGGVELIEEARLDSGEIIVQAVARNGRRGLLRNWGATVLGLDSRRDDTVTFHARELRIATDPPLPISIDGEVLAKTPVTARIAAGVIRVMAPTSA; encoded by the coding sequence ATGGACAAGATCCGCTCGGCCGCGCTGGTCGTCAATACGCAGTCCCGCACCGGGCAGGATCAATTCGACCAGGCATGTGCCGCCCTGTCCGGCCTGCCCTTCGAAGTGGCGCCGCATCCCGTCGAGGATCCCAAGCGGCTGCACGAGACGGTGGACCAGGCGATGGCACGAAAGCCGGACCTGCTGATCCTGGGCGGCGGCGACGGCACGATCAGCAGCCTGGTGGACCATCTGGTGGGCACGGACACGATCCTGGGCGTACTGCCGCTCGGCACCGCCAACAGCTTCGCGCGCACCCTGGGTATTCCGCTCGAGATCGAAGGCGCGGTGGAGGTGCTGCGAAACGGCACGCCGCGCCGGATCGACCTGGGAATGATCGACGGCGATTATTTCGCCAATTGCGCGGCGATCGGCATCTCGCCCCAGATCGCCAGCACCATCCCCCACAAGCTCAAGCGCTGGTTCGGTCGTGCCGGCTATCTCGCCTGGGCGACGTTGCAATTCGTCCGCTTCCGCCCGTTCGAACTGGTGATCGGCGAGGGTGCGGATGCCAAGCGGCTGTCGGCGACGGAGGTCCGCATCTCCAACGGCCGGTTTCACGGCGGCGTCGAGCTGATCGAGGAGGCGCGGCTCGACAGCGGGGAGATCATCGTCCAGGCGGTGGCCCGCAACGGGCGCCGCGGGCTGCTCCGCAACTGGGGCGCGACCGTGCTGGGACTCGACTCCCGCCGCGATGACACCGTCACCTTCCACGCCCGCGAACTGCGGATCGCGACCGATCCGCCGTTGCCGATCTCGATCGACGGCGAGGTGCTGGCGAAGACGCCGGTGACCGCCCGCATCGCCGCAGGCGTGATCCGGGTGATGGCGCCCACCTCAGCCTAG
- the hemB gene encoding porphobilinogen synthase, with product MSIASYPALRLRRTRAADWSRRLHAETVLTPADLIWPLFITEGEGEEPVAALPGVSRWSMAGLVERAREARDLGIPCLALFPNTPAHLRTDLGEESYNANNLMCRAIATIKDAVPEVGLLTDVALDPYTTHGHDGLVDDRGYVMNDATAEQLVRQALAQARAGADIIAPSDMMDGRIGLIREALEGDGHHNVQIMAYAAKYASGFYGPFRDAVGSRGLLKGDKKTYQMDPANAEEALREVSLDLSEGADSVMVKPGLPYLDIIVRVKSSFEVPVFAYQVSGEYAMIEAAAAVGAGDRDALVLETLMAFKRAGCTGVLTYHAAHAARLLGA from the coding sequence ATGTCTATCGCCTCGTATCCCGCCCTTCGCCTTCGTCGTACCCGCGCCGCCGACTGGAGTCGCCGGCTGCATGCCGAAACGGTGCTGACGCCTGCCGACCTGATCTGGCCGCTGTTCATCACGGAAGGGGAAGGCGAGGAGCCGGTTGCCGCATTGCCCGGCGTGTCGCGCTGGTCGATGGCCGGGCTGGTCGAGCGGGCTCGCGAAGCGCGCGACCTCGGCATCCCCTGCCTCGCGCTGTTCCCGAACACGCCCGCCCATTTGCGCACCGATCTGGGCGAGGAATCCTATAACGCGAACAACCTGATGTGCCGCGCGATCGCGACCATCAAGGATGCGGTGCCCGAAGTCGGGCTGCTGACCGACGTCGCGCTCGACCCCTATACGACCCATGGCCATGACGGCCTGGTGGACGATCGCGGCTATGTGATGAACGATGCGACCGCCGAACAGCTGGTCCGCCAGGCACTGGCGCAGGCACGCGCCGGGGCGGACATCATCGCGCCCTCCGACATGATGGACGGCCGGATCGGCCTGATCCGCGAAGCGCTCGAGGGGGATGGCCACCACAACGTCCAGATCATGGCCTATGCCGCCAAATACGCCAGCGGCTTCTACGGGCCGTTCCGCGATGCGGTCGGCTCGCGCGGGCTGCTGAAGGGTGACAAGAAGACCTACCAGATGGACCCCGCCAACGCCGAAGAGGCCCTGCGGGAGGTTTCGCTGGATCTTTCCGAGGGTGCCGACAGCGTCATGGTGAAGCCGGGGCTGCCGTATCTCGACATCATCGTCCGCGTGAAGAGCAGCTTCGAAGTGCCTGTTTTCGCGTATCAAGTCTCGGGAGAATACGCGATGATCGAGGCAGCTGCCGCGGTTGGCGCGGGGGACCGCGACGCCCTGGTGCTGGAAACGCTGATGGCGTTCAAGCGCGCGGGCTGCACCGGCGTGCTGACCTATCATGCGGCGCATGCTGCCCGGTTGCTCGGCGCGTGA
- a CDS encoding sensor histidine kinase, translated as MEVLLGPKGGSLPPCGAMDRLQSSPTFDRLLTWSLLRQPSAPARYAVTTLLLIGTALLRVLFVTSLLPYLLFIPVVLLLALLMGRKIGLYAAGLSALLAGMTLVDASIPWLLTGTQWIATLLYGAVMIGVTLVAAELRAAFQRSGRLTAELAEANASLATANADLAEHEQQLQLVNQELGHRLKNQLAIVQAVAGQTLRQSSDIKAAGEALSFRLAALARATDMLTATEWRSADLHMLARETLANHAGLADRVRIHGPEVRFNPQVALGLTLVLHELMTNATKYGALSNDTGLVHLNWSLEVRAVPGEQRFHLVWREVGGPPVAVPSKRGFGSVMIERSLRSYFRGETAISYAPDGVVFRIDAPFDAADAAEE; from the coding sequence ATGGAAGTTCTGCTCGGGCCAAAGGGGGGCTCGCTTCCTCCTTGTGGCGCGATGGACAGGCTTCAGAGTTCTCCGACGTTCGACAGGCTTCTCACCTGGTCGCTTCTTCGTCAGCCGTCCGCGCCCGCGCGGTATGCGGTCACCACGCTGCTGCTGATCGGCACGGCGCTGCTGCGCGTGCTGTTCGTCACCAGCTTGCTGCCCTACCTGCTTTTCATTCCCGTGGTGCTGCTCCTCGCCCTGCTCATGGGAAGGAAAATCGGGCTCTACGCGGCCGGCCTGTCGGCCCTTCTAGCGGGCATGACATTGGTCGATGCATCCATTCCCTGGCTGCTGACCGGCACGCAATGGATCGCCACGCTGCTCTACGGGGCGGTGATGATCGGCGTCACGCTGGTGGCGGCGGAACTGCGGGCGGCGTTCCAGCGGTCCGGGCGCCTGACGGCCGAGCTTGCGGAAGCGAACGCCAGCCTCGCGACGGCGAATGCGGATCTGGCCGAACACGAGCAGCAACTACAGCTCGTCAACCAGGAGCTCGGCCACCGGCTGAAGAACCAGCTTGCGATCGTGCAGGCGGTCGCCGGGCAGACGCTCCGCCAGTCGTCGGACATCAAAGCCGCCGGCGAGGCACTGAGCTTCCGGCTGGCGGCGCTCGCGCGGGCGACGGACATGCTGACTGCCACCGAGTGGCGCTCGGCGGACCTGCACATGCTTGCACGAGAGACCCTCGCCAACCATGCCGGCCTTGCCGATCGCGTCCGGATCCATGGTCCGGAAGTCCGCTTCAACCCGCAGGTGGCCTTGGGGCTCACGCTGGTTCTCCATGAGCTGATGACCAACGCCACCAAATACGGCGCGCTCTCGAACGACACGGGTTTGGTCCATCTCAACTGGTCGCTTGAAGTGAGGGCTGTCCCAGGCGAACAGCGATTTCACCTTGTCTGGCGGGAGGTCGGCGGCCCTCCCGTCGCGGTGCCTTCCAAACGCGGCTTCGGCTCCGTCATGATCGAGCGATCGCTCCGGTCCTACTTTCGGGGAGAGACCGCGATCAGCTACGCCCCTGACGGAGTGGTGTTCCGGATCGATGCGCCCTTCGACGCGGCCGACGCGGCCGAGGAGTAG